CGATTCGTTTTCTAtcctttaggacatcccttaacatACCCACATGGTTACCAATAACCAACTCCCCATATAACTAGGAATATCGATGTAATGTATTATATGTAAGACAAATTTTTGGGAACCACTCCTTTTTATGGGACCATGATGTGTTTAGGCCGTCTACCCtacacttataaggggtgtcataAAGTTAGGAAATAACTAACCTACACTTTACCCAAATTTTATTTATAGCTAATTAATAACCACTTAAACCTAATCAATTATAAATCTAGTCCCAATGAAAATCACGAACAAAAAAAATAGTCAGAACTTACCCACCCGTGACAATGGAAGTTACAGAAGGAAGTTCAGTTAGGAGATTTTTTTAGAAAACCCCTGATTTGGTAACTGAACtttttgaaatgaagaacatCAAGAACGCTTcggctagaattttttttttggcgtAGCCATACTTTTATTTATAACaccaaatgttgagttcggttacgtcgcaaattttTTCAACCGAACTGTTCACTGGAAACCCATATGTTGAGTTCAGCAATGTACGCAACTTTGCGAGCATGCCGAACAATTTTTCTTTAGAAGAGTTTGACCAGGAAAGGTAGACGAACTTAATACTCAGGTTTTTTCGCTGAATTGAAACTTAAAGTTTGGCTACAAATATGATGGACTCCACTGAACCAAACATTACTCTGGATACTCGAAAATAAAAGTCTAGCTAGTTGTCCTGAAACTTGATAGCCGAATAAAACAAAAACTCCACTAAAACTAAGTTCGGCTACTTGTGTCTTCGGAAACATTTGCCGGACTACATTTGCAGACAAGTTCGGCTACATGTTCTTCAAATCGGGTAGCGAACTTGTTTGACCCAGCCAACATCATgttataaaattttcatttttaagaACTTTTTTTGCGAATTCAAGCaatattaactaaatttgaagtatacctGAGTATCCAAAACACCATCCTCTTCATTTGGCTCGTAAAAATCATCATTTTGAAATTGAGATTGAGTTTGTAGAAAATTACTGTTACCATCTAACAAATCACTCATTTTTGGATCGTTGTGTAGATTAATAAATACTGTAGGAGTTAAAGGTTCTGATTCGGATGAGCAGTCACTCGAATTCCTCATCTCGAATTCAACCATCTAAAAAAACGACTaaaaatttttaaatatttttccaaaaccctcttcttcttctctctcaataattctattaGGAAGGATAATTCTACCTCTCAATAATTCTATTAGAAAGGATATTTCTACCATTAtgataaatatttggataaagggTATTTCAAATAACTTCCAAACGACCTAGTCAAATGGCAACCATGCTCCCCCTTTGGAGTGGAGCGGTGACCAAAAAATCGTTTCATATGAATGCGACCTCACTAAACGTGGAATCTAGACTGGACTAGCAACTAGCAACCAATAATTTTGGGCTTTAACAAGTATTTGATGGGCCCACCATTCGAAGTCCACCATCTAACCATGTACAAAATTCAAATAAACAGCCGGCAAATCAATAAATAGAAAGAAGATTGAAGAGACGTGCAAAGAACCATTCATTCAGTGAATGAATCAAAAATAGTTGGTTAAGATCTAAGAACTTTCAATAATATAAAACTTGCTAAAATGCTCACGTAGTTCACTGTTGCACTTACCTACTGGCCACTAGCTGGATTACTGGACCACGACTACACCAAGATGTGCCCACTAGTTGCACTCTCTTAATCATCAGACATCAGTCATCTAGTAATCAGCACCAGTTCCCAAGTTGCATTAAAATGTATACACTAATCGGTAGATTCGAATATCTCAGAATGTAGACATAAACTGATGATGATGCGAATATCAGAATACAATAAGCCATTGAACACTACTATAGACTTCAGATCATAGCATCGGCCGGCTGTGTATATCCCCTATACTGCAAATCACACCACCCTTCGGACCTATCTTTTGCCACTTCACTTGTGTTGTACTTACTTTTCTTTTATCATACTGTTTAACACCTTCAGTTTACAGTTGTTCGAATCCCTTCTCTTCGGGCGAAATATCTGTGTGGTGTCCAAGACGGGCCGAATAGTCTCTAAGACGTGCCGAAATATCTGTGTGATACTCAGACTCTGGTCCTAGACGGGCCGAATTGTCTCTAAAACTGACCTTTCTTAGAACCAACTAAAGGACCAACTAAATATCTGTCACCGAGACGCAGCATCCATGAAAGTTGGATGAAAAGGAGGAGTACTAAGCACAGTTGTCTCATGCTGCGCCACGGCTCACAACAGAGTAGAGATGCCCGCTCATCCAAATAGAACACTCAAAAGAGAGTGTAAATGAAATAAGTATGAACTAATTACTTTCTACCAAACTTTGATATTCATGAATAATTCAGAAAATTAATTATCTGTACAAAACCAATTAATCCAATAaaccccaaaaaaaataaaaaataaattgatcaaaaataatcaataattcaacaaaaaaagaaatattACATACATATATTTTGTGAGAAATCTACTAATTTTAATCtctgttttttcttcaaatttcaacAAGAATCCATTAACAAACGAGGTTTCTTCGAAGGTAAAGGGCTTTCAACTTCATCATCAGCAAAAATCTGATACTTGCTGTTCTTCCCATGAACCCCAAAGTTACCAGCAGACCAAAATTCAGGCAAAGCCGGTAAATTCAGATCAAAATCAGAACTACTTCTATGAGTTTGAGTTGAACCCATTCCATCAGAACTAGCAGCAGTAGTAGCAGTAATACTACTCCCACCGTCATAGTGACATCGTTTATGTCCACCCAAAGCTTGTCCAGATGGAAAACACTTATGACAAATCGAACACTCATGGGTCTTACCACTTGATGAAATATTCGCAGCTGAAGTTGTAGTAGTACTGGTAGTAGTTGATGTAGATAACTGATCTTCTTGTTGTGATGATGATCCGGGAGCAAACACGACGAGCTTCCGGTGACTAGCTTTATGCCCACCTAAAGCTTGATAAGAATGAAACGATTTGTTACAAACTGAACACTTGTAATTCAACTTCAGAGTCGGAGCTTGTGGCGGTGCATAGCAGTTGTTGTAGACAGGAAGGTTAGTACTACTGTCGTCGGTACTTCCACGAGCGAGCATAATTAAACAGAGAGCTAAGTATTCTTCTTCAGTCGGATTACTAATATGACTGTTCTCCATGCGATGAATATTACGCTTTGATCGCTTTCTTTTAGCCCATGATTGATCTAGATAGTTACTGTGATCATCTTCATAAATCGGGATTGTTGATGGCGAAGTTAGAGCTTCAAGTGCCATAATTGATGAGATGTATAAGGAGAGATGCAAAAAGAAGGCGGTGGGCGGTGGTGTTTTGgagcggtggtggtggttatgaGAAGATTTGAGAGAGTtgaattgagaaatgagagtgAGGTACTTGGAGTGATGAAGAGGGAGATGTGTATTTATATGGAGGGGATAAGGAGAAGAAAAGTGGAAGTTGCGTCGGAAAGGGAAGGAGGTTAATGAGGGCACGTTTAGTTGAGTTGGTGGGAGTGAAGTCGGTCAATGGAAAGAGTGGAGAGTGGTGGAAAGAGTGAGAAGGTGACTGAACTCTTCTTATCTCTCTAGACTGGGCGTTTTGCGTTGGAGTTTTTCAAAGAATCTTAGTCAAGTTGTCAAAGTCAAAACGCGCTCAAAGCCTTCGCGTTCCATATGTGGACCTGTTAATGGTTTTGCCGCAACCAAGGATTCGTTGGTTCAGGACACGTCTCATCGTAATCTGGCTTGAGAGCCTTTGAAAAGTCTAAAATCCATTAAAAAGCTTAACCAGTTTTTTGGTTTATCCACGGATAGACTTGGCTAGCAAGGAAGAGCAGAACACGGATCCCAATACGTGTAGTTTCTTTGAAGAGTTGTGCTTTGATTAGCTCCATATTGGACGGCAATATTGTAGGGCCACTGTCGTGCGAGATCTGTTAGGCTGTACTTTCGTGCTAGACTTTCGGTTTACTTCCGAATATTGCAGACACTACTCACTAGTCACTCTGCCTTCCATGTTTCCAACTATAATTCCTAACTTGTTAGTATATGGAAATTGCAGTGGGGCTACAGCCGCTATACCCAAAAGCAAAAATAACATTCATGGTTTGCTATAAAGATTTTTACGTGGTCACTTTTGCTTGACATCCACCGAAATCCTTTCCTATTTCCTGTCCCAATGACATGGTTTCATCTGAATACTCTTTGTGGAGTCTTGAACTCTTAGGTTTTCGTGATAGGTTTCGGCTGAACCGTGGTGGATCAGTACCTTAGCAATACGTTTTGGAGAAAATAGTTTGGGGGAAAACTTCGGGTATAAAGCATTTTCACCTCACATCTTTGGAGTGAGGTGTTTTACTGCATACTTTAGACTATTATCTTTAGGCATGATCCAAACAATGTAATTCtttaacaccatgtttgtttactcctgactcatctgagtcgtctggatctgaatcatctggatctgagtgaaatcacctgactcatctggatctgagtcgatatgtttgttttgagtcagatctgactcatctgactcggaaataagtgagtcagtggtttggtcccatgagtcaggggtattttgttacctgactcaaatgagtccgaatcaggggttatgtctgagtcagaggtcgagtcagatctgactcaaaatggaaaacaaaaggtctgactgctgactcggtctgagtcaggggttgactcagattcagacgccgaatcagctgcaaacaaacaagttctaagtTATTCTAATTTTTTTGCTTATCA
This DNA window, taken from Papaver somniferum cultivar HN1 chromosome 3, ASM357369v1, whole genome shotgun sequence, encodes the following:
- the LOC113356662 gene encoding zinc finger protein ZAT10-like: MALEALTSPSTIPIYEDDHSNYLDQSWAKRKRSKRNIHRMENSHISNPTEEEYLALCLIMLARGSTDDSSTNLPVYNNCYAPPQAPTLKLNYKCSVCNKSFHSYQALGGHKASHRKLVVFAPGSSSQQEDQLSTSTTTSTTTTSAANISSSGKTHECSICHKCFPSGQALGGHKRCHYDGGSSITATTAASSDGMGSTQTHRSSSDFDLNLPALPEFWSAGNFGVHGKNSKYQIFADDEVESPLPSKKPRLLMDSC